One genomic region from Ornithinicoccus hortensis encodes:
- the rpmH gene encoding 50S ribosomal protein L34 encodes MSKRTFQPNNRRRARVHGFRLRMRTRAGRSILANRRRKGRSSLSA; translated from the coding sequence GTGAGCAAGCGTACGTTCCAGCCCAACAACCGTCGTCGCGCCCGCGTGCACGGCTTCCGCCTGCGGATGCGTACCCGCGCCGGCCGTTCCATCCTGGCCAACCGCCGCCGCAAGGGCCGCTCCAGCCTGTCCGCCTGA
- the rsmG gene encoding 16S rRNA (guanine(527)-N(7))-methyltransferase RsmG: MKEDDPAAQQRREPAPAPPTAARSVFGDHLDVAVRYAELLADSGVSHGLIGPRETPRLWDRHLVNCAVVESVLPYRTRLIDVGSGAGLPGLVLAIARPDLDVTLVEPMLRRTTWLEGTIAELGLGNVSVHRGRAQELWGRLRAPVVTARAVAKLGELAGWCLPLVEPHGRVLALKGASATEELAADLALLERLGVQQSRVITLGEDLVDTPTRVVELTVGETVPRPRQGGGGKNRKGKGRGGRRKSGGDGR, encoded by the coding sequence GTGAAAGAGGACGACCCTGCCGCGCAGCAGCGGCGCGAACCGGCACCGGCACCGCCGACCGCTGCTCGGTCGGTCTTCGGGGACCACCTCGACGTGGCGGTCCGGTATGCCGAACTGCTGGCCGACTCCGGGGTATCCCACGGACTCATCGGCCCGCGTGAGACGCCGCGTCTGTGGGACCGGCACCTGGTGAACTGCGCCGTGGTCGAGTCCGTGCTGCCCTACCGGACGCGACTCATCGACGTCGGCTCGGGAGCGGGCCTGCCAGGCCTGGTGCTGGCGATCGCCCGCCCGGACCTCGACGTGACCCTGGTGGAGCCGATGCTGCGTCGCACGACCTGGCTCGAGGGGACCATCGCAGAGCTGGGACTCGGCAACGTCTCGGTGCACCGTGGTCGCGCCCAGGAACTGTGGGGACGGCTGCGCGCTCCGGTGGTGACCGCGCGGGCCGTGGCCAAACTCGGTGAGTTGGCCGGCTGGTGCCTGCCGTTGGTGGAACCCCACGGCAGGGTGCTGGCGCTCAAGGGGGCCTCGGCCACGGAGGAACTGGCGGCCGACCTGGCGCTGTTGGAGCGCCTCGGAGTCCAGCAGTCGCGCGTCATCACCCTGGGCGAAGACCTGGTCGACACCCCGACGCGGGTAGTCGAACTGACCGTGGGGGAAACGGTGCCCCGGCCCCGCCAGGGCGGTGGTGGGAAGAACCGGAAGGGAAAGGGCCGTGGCGGACGCCGGAAGTCAGGCGGCGATGGGCGATGA
- the recF gene encoding DNA replication/repair protein RecF (All proteins in this family for which functions are known are DNA-binding proteins that assist the filamentation of RecA onto DNA for the initiation of recombination or recombinational repair.) has translation MHLTRLSVTDFRSYAEATVDLSPGVTTLLGRNGQGKTNLVEAAGYLAALSSHRVATDAPLVRYGAETAVVRATVVRDGRESLLELEIVPGRSNRARLNRSALTRPRDVLGTLRTVLFAPEDLALVKGDPGERRRFLDELLVARQPRWAGVRGDYDKALKQRNALLRSASALWREPKGRRRREHHLAPGQTLEEARESAVSTLAVWDSQLAEVGGALTYARLRLLRDLGPYVDEAYRTISDADTAAVTSYRTSLQGPVADRIAAGEVPEREELVAATLETMTQLRTQEQERGVSLAGPHRDDLVLALGDLPAKGYASHGESWSFALALRLAGFQLLRHDVGTDPVLVLDDVFAELDQGRRHRLAALIADCEQVLITAAVAEDVPEELLARAGAVLDVSLGSVTVRENP, from the coding sequence GTGCACCTGACCAGACTCAGCGTCACCGACTTCCGCAGCTATGCCGAGGCGACGGTCGACCTGTCGCCGGGAGTGACCACGCTGCTCGGCCGCAACGGACAGGGCAAGACCAACCTGGTGGAGGCCGCCGGCTACCTGGCCGCCCTGTCCAGCCACCGGGTCGCGACCGACGCACCCCTGGTCCGCTACGGCGCGGAGACGGCCGTCGTGCGGGCCACGGTGGTCCGCGACGGGCGGGAATCGTTGCTGGAGCTGGAGATTGTCCCGGGACGGTCGAACCGGGCCCGGCTCAACCGGTCTGCGCTGACCCGGCCACGGGACGTCCTCGGCACGCTGCGCACGGTCCTGTTCGCACCCGAGGACCTGGCGCTGGTCAAGGGTGATCCCGGCGAACGCCGCAGGTTCCTCGACGAGCTCCTCGTGGCCCGCCAACCCCGCTGGGCGGGAGTGCGCGGTGACTACGACAAGGCACTCAAACAGCGCAACGCCCTGCTCCGGTCCGCCTCGGCACTGTGGCGGGAACCGAAGGGGCGGCGGCGGCGCGAGCACCACCTGGCCCCGGGGCAGACCCTGGAGGAGGCCCGCGAGTCGGCGGTGTCCACCCTGGCCGTCTGGGACTCCCAGCTCGCGGAGGTCGGTGGCGCCCTGACCTACGCCCGGCTGCGGCTGCTGCGCGATCTCGGGCCGTATGTCGACGAGGCCTACCGGACGATCAGCGATGCCGACACCGCGGCGGTCACCAGCTACCGGACGAGCCTGCAGGGACCGGTCGCCGACCGTATCGCCGCCGGCGAGGTGCCCGAACGCGAGGAACTGGTGGCCGCGACCCTGGAGACGATGACGCAGCTGCGCACCCAGGAGCAGGAACGCGGGGTCAGCCTGGCCGGGCCGCACCGGGACGACCTGGTGCTCGCCCTCGGCGACCTCCCGGCCAAGGGGTATGCCAGCCACGGCGAGTCGTGGTCGTTCGCCCTGGCGCTGCGGCTGGCCGGGTTCCAGCTGCTGCGGCACGACGTGGGGACAGACCCGGTCCTGGTGCTGGACGACGTCTTTGCCGAGCTGGACCAGGGGCGGCGCCACCGGCTGGCCGCCCTGATCGCCGACTGCGAGCAGGTGCTGATCACGGCCGCGGTCGCCGAGGACGTGCCCGAGGAGCTGCTCGCCCGCGCCGGTGCGGTGCTCGACGTCAGCCTGGGCTCGGTCACCGTCCGGGAGAACCCGTGA
- the dnaN gene encoding DNA polymerase III subunit beta: MKFRVDRDVLSEAVAWVVRGLSNRPPVPVLAGVLLHADEEGTLTLSAFDYEISATVTVEADVTEGGEVLVLGRLLADISRNLPNKPVEVSTEGSKVQLTCGSSRFALIQMPVEDYPALPAAAESSGSIAGDVFTQAVAQVSVAADRGDTLPILTGVRVEIEGEKVTLLATDRYRLAMREITWRPTDPNASRVALIPARTLSETARALGAAGTVEVALGDPASGDGLIGFEAGSRRATTRLLDGEYPKVTSIFPNSVDTVALMETTTLIEAVKRVALVAERNTPIRLRFTDGQVAIEAGTGDDAQGSEAIEATLTGPGLEIAFNPGFLLDGLGALNAAYARLAFTQPSRPAVLSGQAEPDGESDESYRYVLMPVRFAG; encoded by the coding sequence GTGAAGTTCCGGGTTGACCGCGATGTCCTCTCCGAAGCCGTGGCCTGGGTGGTCCGTGGCCTGAGTAACCGGCCGCCCGTGCCGGTGCTGGCCGGCGTACTGTTGCACGCCGACGAGGAGGGCACGCTGACCCTGTCGGCCTTCGACTACGAGATCTCGGCCACGGTGACCGTCGAGGCCGACGTCACCGAGGGCGGCGAGGTCCTGGTCCTGGGCCGGCTGCTGGCCGACATCTCCCGCAACCTGCCCAACAAGCCTGTCGAGGTGTCGACCGAGGGCAGCAAGGTGCAGCTGACCTGCGGTTCCAGCCGGTTCGCCCTGATCCAGATGCCCGTGGAGGACTACCCCGCGCTGCCCGCCGCGGCCGAGAGCAGCGGCAGCATCGCCGGCGACGTGTTCACCCAGGCCGTCGCGCAGGTCTCCGTGGCCGCGGACCGCGGCGACACGCTGCCGATCCTCACCGGGGTCCGGGTCGAGATCGAGGGGGAGAAGGTCACCCTCCTGGCCACCGACCGCTACCGCCTGGCGATGCGCGAGATCACCTGGCGTCCCACGGACCCGAACGCTTCGCGGGTGGCGCTGATCCCCGCGCGGACCCTGTCCGAGACGGCCCGGGCGCTCGGTGCCGCCGGCACCGTCGAGGTCGCGCTGGGCGACCCGGCCAGCGGCGACGGCCTGATCGGTTTTGAGGCCGGCTCCCGCCGCGCGACCACCCGGCTGCTGGACGGTGAGTACCCCAAGGTCACCTCGATCTTCCCGAACAGCGTGGACACCGTGGCGCTGATGGAGACCACCACCCTGATCGAGGCCGTCAAGCGGGTGGCCCTGGTCGCCGAGCGCAACACTCCGATCCGGTTGCGGTTCACCGACGGCCAGGTCGCGATCGAGGCTGGCACCGGCGACGACGCCCAGGGCAGCGAGGCGATCGAGGCGACGCTGACCGGCCCCGGCCTGGAGATCGCCTTCAACCCCGGGTTCCTGCTGGACGGCCTCGGTGCGCTGAACGCCGCCTACGCGCGCCTGGCATTCACCCAGCCGTCCCGGCCGGCCGTGCTGTCCGGGCAGGCCGAGCCCGACGGCGAATCCGATGAGTCCTACCGTTATGTCCTGATGCCGGTCCGCTTCGCGGGCTGA
- the gnd gene encoding phosphogluconate dehydrogenase (NAD(+)-dependent, decarboxylating) — MQLGMIGLGKMGGNMRERIRRAGHEVIGYDLAPDVRDVDTLEELVSGLSAPRTVWVMVPAGKPTRETVSQLGELLEPGDLVIDGGNSHFKDDALHDAELAEKGIGYVDCGVSGGIWGLENGYGLMCGGRPEHVEQAMPIFDALRPEGPREEGFVHAGDVGAGHYAKMVHNGIEYGLMHAYAEGFELLTAKEIVKDVKGCFQAWSRGTVVRSWLLDLLVKALEETPGLEGVSEYTTDSGEGRWTVQEAIENAVPMPVISAALFARFNSRQENSPAMQAVAALRGQFGGHDVKMLDDQLAEGQKEVHDFARAKQDAGQARPGDANADSAG; from the coding sequence ATGCAACTCGGAATGATCGGCCTGGGCAAGATGGGCGGCAACATGCGCGAGCGGATCCGCCGCGCAGGCCACGAGGTCATCGGCTACGACCTGGCGCCCGACGTGCGTGACGTGGACACTCTGGAGGAGCTGGTCTCCGGTCTGTCCGCCCCCCGGACGGTGTGGGTGATGGTCCCGGCGGGCAAGCCGACCCGGGAGACGGTCAGCCAGCTCGGGGAGCTGCTCGAGCCCGGCGACCTGGTCATCGACGGCGGCAACAGCCACTTCAAGGACGACGCGCTGCACGATGCGGAGCTGGCCGAGAAGGGCATCGGCTACGTCGACTGCGGTGTGTCCGGCGGCATCTGGGGGCTGGAGAACGGCTACGGCCTGATGTGCGGCGGCCGGCCCGAGCACGTCGAGCAGGCGATGCCGATCTTCGACGCGCTCCGCCCGGAGGGGCCGCGCGAGGAGGGCTTCGTGCACGCCGGGGACGTCGGCGCCGGGCACTACGCCAAGATGGTGCACAACGGCATCGAGTACGGCCTGATGCACGCGTATGCCGAGGGGTTCGAGCTGCTGACCGCCAAGGAGATCGTCAAGGACGTCAAGGGCTGCTTCCAGGCCTGGTCGCGCGGCACCGTGGTGCGTTCCTGGCTGCTGGACCTGCTGGTCAAGGCCCTGGAGGAGACCCCGGGCCTGGAGGGGGTCAGCGAGTACACCACGGACTCCGGCGAGGGGCGGTGGACCGTCCAGGAGGCGATCGAGAACGCCGTGCCGATGCCGGTCATCAGCGCCGCACTGTTCGCCCGGTTCAACTCCCGCCAGGAGAACTCCCCGGCGATGCAGGCCGTCGCGGCGCTGCGCGGCCAGTTCGGCGGCCACGACGTCAAGATGCTCGACGACCAGCTCGCCGAGGGCCAGAAAGAGGTCCACGACTTCGCGCGCGCCAAGCAGGACGCCGGTCAGGCGCGTCCCGGCGACGCCAACGCTGACAGCGCGGGCTGA
- the yidD gene encoding membrane protein insertion efficiency factor YidD, with protein MAATVGSVLAAPLIWLVRGYQLLISPLLGPSCRYYPSCSAYAIEALRVHGPLRGTWLAARRLSRCHPWSAGGVDHVPPARTHDHQVSHGSPQD; from the coding sequence ATGGCGGCCACGGTGGGCTCGGTCCTGGCGGCACCGCTGATCTGGTTGGTCCGCGGTTACCAGTTGCTGATCTCGCCGCTGCTCGGCCCCAGCTGTCGCTACTACCCGTCGTGCTCGGCCTACGCCATCGAGGCGTTGCGGGTGCACGGACCCCTCCGGGGAACCTGGCTGGCGGCTCGCCGGTTGTCCAGGTGCCATCCTTGGAGCGCCGGGGGCGTCGACCACGTTCCCCCGGCCCGCACGCATGACCACCAGGTGAGCCACGGCTCGCCGCAAGACTGA
- a CDS encoding DUF721 domain-containing protein gives MSGSTDGDDPGAVPEEAVPEEEAALDAAADALARARRLAREKGLRPGRPGRTAGTRAAGPAAGLSRTRSGAGKPDARDPQKVGTEIERLVASRGWGSEVQVGSVIGRWRTIVGDTVAQHVAPTGFTGSVLTVQADSTAWATQMQLLTSSVLARIETEVGPDVVTEIVVRGPGGPSWRKGAFRTTGRGPRDTYG, from the coding sequence GTGAGCGGCTCCACGGACGGCGACGACCCCGGCGCGGTCCCCGAGGAGGCGGTCCCCGAGGAGGAGGCCGCACTCGACGCGGCCGCGGACGCGTTGGCCCGTGCCCGGCGGCTGGCGCGCGAGAAGGGGCTGCGACCCGGCCGACCCGGCCGCACCGCCGGCACCCGCGCGGCCGGCCCCGCCGCGGGTCTCTCGCGAACCCGCTCGGGCGCCGGCAAACCCGATGCACGCGACCCGCAGAAGGTCGGCACCGAGATCGAACGCCTGGTCGCCAGCCGGGGATGGGGCTCCGAGGTGCAGGTCGGGTCCGTGATCGGGCGGTGGCGCACGATCGTGGGCGACACCGTCGCGCAGCACGTGGCCCCCACGGGGTTCACCGGTTCGGTGCTGACGGTGCAGGCCGACTCCACGGCGTGGGCCACCCAGATGCAGCTGCTCACGAGCTCGGTGCTCGCCCGGATCGAGACCGAGGTGGGGCCCGACGTGGTGACCGAGATCGTGGTCCGCGGCCCGGGCGGGCCGAGCTGGCGCAAGGGGGCCTTCCGGACGACCGGTCGGGGACCCCGGGACACCTACGGGTGA
- the rnpA gene encoding ribonuclease P protein component — translation MLPKRHRLTRPEDFTAVFRGGAARSVTRTRRAGTPLLVVHRADRSHRGSGPARVGFVVSKAVGNSVVRHRVTRQLRHLVAARTDQFPGGTDLVVRATPAAAGASSQALGAALDDAVARALR, via the coding sequence ATGCTGCCCAAGCGCCATCGACTGACCCGGCCGGAGGATTTCACCGCCGTGTTCCGGGGCGGTGCGGCGCGGTCGGTGACCAGGACCCGACGGGCCGGCACGCCGCTCCTCGTGGTGCACCGCGCCGACCGGTCCCACCGCGGTTCCGGCCCGGCCAGGGTCGGCTTCGTGGTCTCCAAGGCGGTTGGCAACTCCGTTGTGCGACACCGGGTCACCCGGCAACTGCGGCACCTCGTCGCGGCCCGCACGGACCAGTTCCCCGGCGGTACCGACCTGGTGGTCCGGGCCACCCCGGCAGCTGCGGGGGCGAGTAGCCAGGCCCTCGGTGCGGCGCTTGATGACGCCGTCGCTCGGGCGTTGCGCTGA
- the yidC gene encoding membrane protein insertase YidC has protein sequence MGFIDTLLIPFYWFNSAILVGVEWLLTRLGMSDTSGWTWALSIVGLVIVLRVLLMPLFVKQIRSQRRMQMLQPELMKIQQKYKGKKDEASRKAMTEESFALYKKHGTNPFSSCLPILMQMPFFFALFRILNTVPGVADGTHDPQGMWSQELAQKLAASDIFGASLTSSFLHSNDGPAKVLAVVLIIAMSVTTFTTQHQLMRKNMPAAALDNPMARQQKMLLYALPLIFAVSGVNFPIGVLIYWTTTNLWSMGQQFYVIRAMPAPGSPAEKAREARRLAKGKPVDKVQLSTVEGDDATATAAASTTRPRPQGGQRVQPRSKKRTKGKGNNRPKGR, from the coding sequence ATGGGTTTCATTGACACACTGTTGATCCCGTTCTACTGGTTCAACTCGGCCATCCTGGTCGGCGTCGAGTGGCTGCTCACCAGGCTCGGGATGTCCGACACGAGCGGGTGGACCTGGGCGCTTTCGATCGTCGGCCTGGTCATCGTGCTCCGCGTGCTGCTGATGCCGTTGTTCGTCAAGCAGATCCGTTCCCAGCGCCGGATGCAGATGCTGCAGCCGGAGCTCATGAAGATCCAGCAGAAGTACAAGGGGAAGAAAGACGAGGCGTCGCGCAAGGCGATGACCGAGGAGAGCTTCGCTCTCTACAAGAAGCACGGCACCAACCCGTTCTCCTCCTGTCTGCCGATCCTGATGCAGATGCCGTTCTTCTTCGCCCTCTTCCGCATCCTGAACACGGTGCCGGGTGTGGCGGACGGCACGCACGACCCGCAGGGGATGTGGTCCCAGGAGCTGGCCCAAAAGCTGGCCGCCTCTGACATCTTCGGCGCCTCGCTGACCTCCAGTTTCCTGCACAGCAACGACGGTCCCGCCAAGGTCCTTGCCGTGGTGCTCATCATCGCGATGTCGGTGACCACGTTCACCACCCAGCACCAACTGATGCGCAAGAACATGCCGGCCGCGGCACTGGACAACCCGATGGCGCGGCAGCAGAAGATGCTGCTCTACGCCCTGCCGCTGATCTTCGCGGTGTCCGGTGTCAACTTCCCGATCGGTGTGCTCATCTACTGGACCACCACCAATCTGTGGAGCATGGGCCAGCAGTTCTACGTGATCCGCGCGATGCCGGCCCCGGGGTCCCCGGCCGAGAAGGCCCGGGAGGCCCGCCGCCTGGCCAAGGGCAAGCCGGTGGACAAGGTGCAGCTGTCGACCGTCGAGGGTGACGACGCCACCGCCACCGCGGCCGCCTCCACCACCCGTCCCCGACCGCAGGGCGGCCAGCGGGTCCAGCCGCGCAGCAAGAAGCGCACCAAGGGCAAGGGCAACAACCGACCCAAGGGTCGATAG
- the dnaA gene encoding chromosomal replication initiator protein DnaA, with protein MTQPEVDYDQVWQDTVGDLHENGIAPRERAYLRMTRLVGLLDSTALLAVPYEHTKDSLEAGLRTQVEDALSTHLAVRVRLAITVDEDLRGQIEGEGTQLSDEGPGEAASAGGRAPQSGNGDQGATTRETPMARSQARGSDAVQVSSTDVDSRLNPKYTFDTFVSGSSNRFAHAASLAVAESPARAYNPLFIYGESGLGKTHLLHAIGHYARNLYPGVRVRYVNSEEFTNDFINSIRDDKAGAFQRRYRNVDFLLIDDIQFLQGKEQTVEEFFHTFNTLHNSEKQVVITSDQPPKKLSGFAERLRSRFEWGLLTDVQPPDLETRIAILMKKAAQEGMTIPADVAELIASKITTNIRELEGALIRVTAFASLSGMPLTVELAAHVLKDIIPAGDSGQITVSTIMNEVSAYFHIAIDDLCGTSRSRTLVNARQIAMYLCRELTDLSLPKIGQEFGGRDHTTVMHAERKIRQLMGERRALYDQITELTGLIRRAAARRG; from the coding sequence ATGACGCAGCCGGAGGTCGACTACGACCAGGTGTGGCAAGACACCGTCGGTGACCTGCACGAAAACGGCATCGCACCTCGGGAGCGCGCCTACCTGCGGATGACCCGCCTCGTCGGACTCCTCGACTCCACGGCCCTGCTCGCCGTGCCCTACGAGCACACCAAGGACTCCCTCGAGGCCGGGCTGCGCACCCAGGTCGAAGACGCGCTGTCCACCCACCTGGCCGTGCGGGTACGCCTGGCGATCACAGTCGATGAGGACCTGCGCGGCCAGATCGAGGGCGAGGGCACCCAGCTCTCCGACGAGGGTCCGGGCGAGGCCGCTTCGGCTGGCGGGCGGGCGCCCCAGAGCGGGAACGGCGACCAGGGCGCCACGACCAGGGAGACCCCGATGGCCCGCAGCCAGGCCCGTGGCTCCGACGCCGTGCAGGTGTCCTCGACCGACGTCGACTCCCGGCTCAACCCCAAGTACACCTTCGACACCTTCGTGTCCGGGTCGTCCAACCGGTTCGCGCACGCCGCCTCGCTCGCGGTGGCCGAGTCGCCGGCCCGGGCATACAACCCGTTGTTCATCTACGGCGAGTCCGGGCTGGGCAAGACCCACCTGCTGCACGCCATCGGGCACTACGCCCGCAACCTCTACCCGGGCGTGCGCGTCCGCTACGTGAACTCCGAGGAGTTCACCAACGACTTCATCAACAGCATCCGCGACGACAAGGCCGGCGCGTTCCAGCGCCGTTACCGCAACGTGGACTTCCTGCTGATCGACGACATCCAGTTCCTCCAGGGCAAGGAACAGACGGTCGAGGAGTTCTTCCACACCTTCAACACGCTGCACAACAGTGAGAAGCAGGTGGTGATCACCTCCGACCAGCCGCCGAAGAAGCTCTCCGGCTTCGCCGAGCGGCTGCGCAGTCGGTTCGAGTGGGGGCTGCTGACCGACGTGCAACCCCCCGACCTGGAGACCCGCATCGCGATCCTGATGAAGAAGGCCGCCCAGGAGGGGATGACCATCCCCGCGGACGTGGCCGAACTCATCGCGAGCAAGATCACCACCAACATCCGCGAGCTCGAGGGCGCGCTGATCAGGGTGACCGCCTTCGCCTCGCTCTCCGGGATGCCGCTGACGGTCGAGCTCGCCGCGCACGTCCTCAAGGACATCATCCCGGCCGGTGACTCCGGCCAGATCACGGTCAGTACGATCATGAACGAGGTCTCCGCCTACTTCCACATCGCGATCGACGACCTGTGCGGCACCTCCCGCTCGCGCACCCTGGTCAACGCCCGGCAGATCGCGATGTACCTGTGCCGGGAGCTCACCGACCTCTCGCTGCCCAAGATCGGTCAGGAGTTCGGTGGGCGGGACCACACCACCGTGATGCACGCCGAGCGCAAGATCCGGCAGCTAATGGGCGAGCGCCGGGCGCTGTATGACCAGATCACCGAGCTCACGGGTCTGATCCGCCGGGCCGCCGCACGCCGCGGCTGA
- a CDS encoding protein jag codes for MSTPAETSQDDVQDTATDATSETEAAAEQAHHVTTTAEEAGATDASVSTEATEGTDAADVADVADAADVADGPDATDTTEGTEVAPRRRPSRKVAELEREGEIAADFLETLLDIADLDGDLEVDVEADRAAVAIVDSEDGPAPQRLVGKEAAVLEALQELTRLAVQAETGERSRLMLDIAGHRAARRAALVEQARQVIGEVKNSGGRQELEPMTAFERKVVHDEVLAAGLTSESEGDEPNRYVVVLPAD; via the coding sequence ATGAGCACACCCGCCGAGACCAGCCAGGACGACGTCCAGGACACCGCGACCGACGCCACCAGCGAGACGGAGGCGGCTGCCGAGCAGGCGCATCACGTGACGACGACCGCCGAAGAAGCCGGCGCGACGGACGCTTCCGTCTCCACCGAGGCCACCGAGGGCACCGACGCCGCCGACGTCGCCGACGTCGCCGACGCCGCCGACGTCGCTGACGGTCCGGATGCCACGGACACGACCGAGGGCACCGAGGTCGCGCCGAGGCGGCGGCCCAGCCGCAAGGTGGCCGAGCTCGAGCGGGAGGGCGAGATCGCTGCCGACTTCCTTGAGACGCTGCTGGACATCGCCGACCTCGACGGCGACCTGGAGGTCGATGTCGAGGCCGACCGGGCGGCCGTCGCGATCGTCGACTCCGAGGACGGTCCTGCGCCGCAGCGACTCGTCGGCAAGGAGGCGGCCGTCCTGGAGGCACTGCAGGAGTTGACCCGACTCGCCGTGCAGGCCGAGACCGGGGAGCGCAGCCGGCTGATGCTCGACATCGCAGGGCACCGCGCCGCGCGCCGCGCCGCCCTGGTCGAGCAGGCCCGGCAGGTGATCGGTGAGGTCAAGAACTCCGGTGGGCGCCAGGAGCTGGAGCCGATGACCGCCTTCGAGCGCAAGGTGGTCCACGACGAGGTCCTGGCCGCCGGCCTGACCTCGGAGTCCGAGGGTGACGAGCCGAACCGTTACGTCGTCGTCCTGCCCGCCGACTGA